From one Ferrovibrio sp. MS7 genomic stretch:
- a CDS encoding class II fumarate hydratase — translation MTETRQERDAFGSVAVPADKYWGAQTQRALQLFRIGDEQLPPALVHAIGLQKLAAARANARLGELPPDLVAPIEQAAREVWEGKFDAHFPLPVWQIGSGTATNMNANEVIANRANELLGQPLATKKPVHPNDHVNRGQSSNDTFPTVMHIVTVLELVGRLKPALASLQSQLSIKAAAWADIVKIARTHLQDATPMTLGQGFGAMARQIELGQARLNDTLPRLYALAQGGTAVGTGLNAKAGFDVAFAEELATLSGQPFRANPDKFEGMGAHDALVEASGMLNTLAVSLAKIANDIRFLGSGPRAGLAELLLPHDGLTSSIMPGKRNPTLAEATLQVCYQVMGNHVTVTHAAAAGHFELNVAKPVIVHNILRSIALLADAAKLFGDDMVAGIEPNTATLSRNVEHSIMLATALNPHLGYDRVAQIVNKSFAENISPKQAAIALGLLSAEEYDRLADPRSMIGPRP, via the coding sequence ATGACCGAGACCCGCCAGGAACGCGATGCCTTCGGCAGCGTCGCCGTGCCCGCCGACAAATACTGGGGCGCCCAGACCCAGCGCGCGCTGCAGCTTTTCCGCATCGGCGACGAGCAATTGCCGCCGGCCCTGGTGCATGCCATCGGGCTGCAGAAGCTGGCTGCCGCGCGCGCCAATGCCCGGCTTGGCGAATTGCCGCCCGACCTGGTGGCGCCAATCGAGCAGGCAGCGCGCGAAGTCTGGGAGGGCAAGTTCGACGCGCATTTCCCGCTGCCGGTGTGGCAGATCGGCTCCGGCACCGCCACCAACATGAATGCCAATGAGGTAATCGCCAACCGCGCCAATGAATTGCTCGGCCAGCCGCTGGCGACCAAGAAGCCGGTGCATCCGAATGACCATGTCAATCGCGGCCAGTCGTCGAACGACACCTTCCCCACCGTGATGCACATTGTCACCGTGCTGGAACTGGTCGGGCGGCTGAAGCCCGCGCTCGCCAGCCTGCAGAGCCAGCTCAGCATCAAGGCAGCGGCCTGGGCCGATATCGTGAAAATCGCCCGCACCCATCTGCAGGATGCGACGCCGATGACCTTGGGCCAGGGTTTTGGCGCCATGGCACGGCAGATCGAACTCGGCCAGGCGCGGCTGAACGATACCCTGCCGCGGCTTTATGCCTTGGCCCAGGGCGGCACGGCGGTGGGCACCGGGCTGAATGCCAAGGCCGGCTTCGACGTGGCCTTCGCCGAGGAACTGGCGACCTTAAGCGGCCAGCCCTTCCGCGCCAACCCGGACAAGTTCGAGGGCATGGGCGCGCATGACGCCCTGGTGGAAGCCAGCGGCATGCTCAACACGCTCGCGGTCTCGCTGGCCAAGATCGCCAACGACATCCGCTTCCTCGGTTCCGGCCCGCGCGCCGGCCTGGCGGAATTGCTGCTGCCGCATGATGGCCTCACGTCATCGATCATGCCGGGCAAGCGCAACCCGACGCTGGCGGAAGCGACGCTACAGGTCTGCTATCAGGTGATGGGCAACCACGTGACTGTGACCCATGCAGCGGCGGCCGGGCATTTCGAACTCAACGTCGCCAAGCCGGTGATCGTGCACAACATCCTGCGCTCCATCGCGCTGCTGGCCGACGCGGCGAAGCTGTTCGGCGACGACATGGTGGCCGGCATCGAGCCGAATACCGCCACGCTCAGCCGCAATGTCGAGCATTCCATCATGCTCGCCACCGCGCTCAACCCGCATCTCGGCTATGACCGCGTGGCGCAGATCGTCAACAAATCCTTCGCCGAGAATATCAGCCCGAAACAAGCCGCCATCGCGCTCGGCCTGCTCAGCGCCGAGGAATATGACCGCCTCGCCGACCCACGCAGCATGATCGGGCCGAGGCCGTAG
- a CDS encoding tyrosine-type recombinase/integrase gives MPKAKITKRVVEALQPGQNLFDTEIKGFGARRQKDAITYFVKATVKGQQQWITIGRHGAPFTPELARGEALKLLGSIVQGVDPGRLKRDERMASSVADLCDQYYKDALAGNILTRGGYAKKQSTIYVDRGRIERHIKPLLGRKKVKDITRADILRFMNDIAAGKTQKVEKTKPRGKSVVKGGRGTATRTVGLLGGIFQYAVKHGVRADNPVHGIERHRDKIRDRRLTHEEFIALGRGLKLAELQRVNPQGIAVIQALALTGCRKSEIHTLRWPFLDIDGGSVRFPDTKSGKSTRPIGKAALELFQDQPRAANTDAVFPGERGRFYDGTPKIMDTVRAAAGLTDKDEDGYYNVTLHTLRHSFASLANELGYTEATIATMLGHRLGTITSRYIHHLDSALIAAADRVAAHISGYLSLGAFLAVSDTKNCE, from the coding sequence GTGCCAAAAGCCAAGATTACAAAGCGGGTCGTCGAGGCCCTTCAGCCAGGCCAAAACCTGTTCGATACAGAGATCAAGGGCTTTGGCGCTCGACGGCAAAAGGACGCCATCACCTACTTTGTGAAAGCCACCGTAAAGGGCCAGCAGCAATGGATAACCATTGGTCGACATGGAGCGCCATTTACACCAGAGTTGGCACGTGGAGAGGCACTCAAACTGCTGGGCAGCATTGTTCAAGGTGTCGATCCTGGCCGGCTAAAACGCGACGAGCGCATGGCCTCTTCAGTCGCAGACCTATGTGACCAGTATTATAAGGATGCCTTAGCCGGGAATATTCTGACCCGTGGCGGCTATGCCAAAAAGCAATCCACAATCTATGTGGATCGAGGCCGGATTGAACGTCACATTAAACCACTGCTCGGCCGAAAAAAGGTCAAGGATATTACCCGCGCCGATATTCTGCGCTTCATGAATGACATTGCCGCAGGCAAAACCCAGAAAGTTGAGAAAACCAAGCCACGCGGCAAGTCAGTTGTAAAGGGAGGGCGGGGAACGGCCACAAGGACTGTGGGCCTGCTTGGCGGTATTTTCCAGTATGCCGTGAAGCATGGAGTTCGTGCTGATAATCCTGTGCATGGTATTGAGCGCCATCGCGATAAGATTCGAGATCGACGCTTAACCCACGAGGAATTCATTGCACTTGGCCGAGGGCTGAAGCTTGCCGAGTTGCAAAGAGTAAATCCGCAAGGGATTGCTGTTATACAAGCACTTGCCCTGACTGGCTGCCGTAAAAGCGAGATTCATACTCTCCGCTGGCCTTTTCTCGATATTGATGGTGGTTCTGTACGCTTTCCAGACACTAAAAGCGGCAAGAGCACTCGACCCATCGGCAAGGCTGCTTTGGAGCTTTTTCAAGATCAACCAAGAGCGGCAAACACTGATGCGGTCTTTCCGGGTGAGCGCGGACGATTTTACGATGGCACCCCAAAAATCATGGACACGGTTCGAGCAGCCGCAGGACTTACAGATAAAGATGAGGACGGATACTACAATGTGACACTCCATACTTTGCGCCATTCATTTGCGTCACTTGCCAATGAGCTTGGCTACACTGAAGCCACTATTGCTACCATGCTGGGGCATAGACTCGGCACGATCACCAGCAGATACATTCATCATTTAGATTCAGCGCTTATTGCCGCAGCAGACAGAGTTGCAGCCCATATATCGGGATACTTGAGTTTGGGTGCATTTCTGGCCGTATCAGATACAAAGAACTGCGAGTAG